A window of Sutcliffiella cohnii contains these coding sequences:
- a CDS encoding DNA translocase FtsK, with amino-acid sequence MSKRKRRRKKQNRDEWKKTVSFEVIGLLLLALTFISIAKLGIVGQATVLFLRFFSGEWYMILLLAMLLLSGYIIWKRDLPPFFTRQLVGTYIIILSVLLLSHVALFQMLSGGGTFANPSVIANTWELFWYEVNGESSTTDLGGGMIGAVLFSAFHLLFDAKGAKWIAMIFIIIGIILVTGKSLNDTVIKITTVLFSFLKKQWTAFIQDMKNWRSQSKQQKKEKKEKEIKKDKKEKGSTEEVVEVTAATTMEEEVTPPIISSFTDNSQQEGVNEVAEKNAKVHQEEVEEGVQEVIPNNMAFTELENKDYELPSLDLLNKPITNHQTTEHENIYANARKLEKTFASFGVKAKVTKVHLGPAVTKYEVYPDVGVKVSKIVNLSDDLALALAAKDIRIEAPIPGKSAIGIEVPNNEVAMVSLREVLDVKLADRPDSKLLIGLGRDISGESVVAELNKMPHLLVAGATGSGKSVCINGIITSILMRAKPHEVKMMMIDPKMVELNVYNGVPHLLAPVVTNPKKASQALKKVVSEMERRYELFSHTGTRNIEGYNEYIRRHNQDGEAVQPQLPYIVVIVDELADLMMVASNEVEDCITRLAQMARAAGIHLIIATQRPSVDVITGVIKANIPSRIAFSVSSQTDSRTILDMGGAEKLLGRGDMLFLPVGASKPVRVQGAFLSDEEVERIVDFVIAQQKAQYQEEMIPQDVTEEVAEVEDELYDEAVQLVLEMQTASVSMLQRRFRVGYTRAARLIDAMEARGVVGPYEGSKPRTVLVQNNNEDVGS; translated from the coding sequence ATGTCAAAGAGAAAAAGAAGAAGAAAAAAACAAAACCGGGATGAATGGAAAAAAACGGTCTCGTTTGAAGTAATAGGATTACTTCTGTTAGCGTTAACGTTTATTTCTATTGCAAAGCTTGGAATTGTAGGACAAGCAACTGTATTATTCCTTCGCTTTTTTAGTGGTGAATGGTATATGATTTTGCTATTAGCGATGTTACTCCTATCAGGATATATTATTTGGAAGCGAGACTTACCTCCATTTTTTACACGTCAATTAGTTGGTACATACATAATTATTTTATCTGTTTTACTATTAAGCCACGTAGCACTATTTCAAATGTTATCGGGTGGAGGTACATTCGCTAATCCATCTGTTATTGCTAATACATGGGAACTGTTTTGGTATGAAGTAAACGGTGAATCGAGTACTACTGATTTAGGTGGTGGTATGATTGGGGCGGTGTTATTCTCTGCTTTTCATTTATTATTTGATGCAAAAGGTGCAAAATGGATTGCCATGATTTTTATCATTATTGGCATTATTTTAGTTACTGGTAAATCGTTAAATGATACGGTAATTAAAATTACAACCGTTTTATTTTCTTTCTTGAAAAAACAATGGACTGCGTTTATTCAAGATATGAAAAACTGGAGGTCACAAAGTAAACAACAAAAGAAAGAGAAAAAAGAAAAAGAAATCAAAAAAGACAAGAAAGAAAAGGGTAGCACTGAAGAAGTGGTAGAGGTTACTGCAGCGACTACTATGGAGGAGGAAGTTACTCCACCTATTATTTCTTCCTTTACTGACAATTCGCAGCAAGAAGGGGTAAATGAAGTTGCGGAAAAGAATGCTAAAGTACATCAGGAAGAAGTAGAAGAAGGGGTTCAAGAAGTAATTCCAAACAATATGGCTTTTACAGAATTAGAAAATAAAGATTATGAACTTCCTTCACTTGATCTGCTTAATAAACCGATAACTAACCATCAGACGACAGAACACGAAAATATTTATGCAAATGCAAGAAAATTAGAAAAAACCTTTGCCAGTTTTGGTGTGAAGGCAAAAGTAACAAAAGTTCATTTAGGACCAGCAGTAACTAAATATGAAGTATATCCAGACGTCGGTGTTAAAGTTAGTAAAATAGTTAATTTAAGTGATGATTTAGCATTAGCGCTCGCTGCGAAAGACATTCGAATTGAAGCGCCAATCCCTGGAAAATCAGCGATTGGTATTGAAGTGCCAAACAATGAGGTGGCGATGGTTAGCTTACGTGAAGTGTTAGATGTGAAACTTGCTGATAGACCTGACTCTAAGTTGTTAATTGGTTTAGGGCGTGACATCTCTGGAGAATCTGTAGTAGCTGAATTAAATAAAATGCCACATTTACTCGTTGCAGGTGCGACAGGTAGCGGGAAGAGCGTTTGTATTAATGGAATTATTACTAGCATTTTAATGAGGGCAAAACCTCATGAAGTAAAAATGATGATGATTGATCCCAAAATGGTAGAGTTAAATGTATATAATGGAGTCCCACATTTATTAGCTCCAGTTGTTACGAACCCTAAGAAAGCATCGCAAGCATTAAAAAAAGTAGTAAGTGAAATGGAACGAAGGTACGAGTTATTTTCACATACTGGTACAAGAAATATTGAAGGGTATAATGAATATATACGTAGACATAACCAAGACGGTGAAGCGGTTCAGCCACAACTACCATATATTGTTGTGATCGTCGATGAGTTAGCTGATTTAATGATGGTAGCATCAAATGAAGTAGAAGATTGTATTACAAGATTAGCCCAAATGGCACGTGCTGCAGGGATTCATTTAATTATTGCAACACAACGTCCATCTGTAGATGTTATAACGGGTGTTATTAAAGCAAACATTCCTTCACGTATTGCGTTTAGTGTATCTTCTCAAACGGATTCTAGAACAATATTAGATATGGGTGGTGCAGAAAAATTACTAGGTAGAGGAGATATGTTATTTTTACCAGTTGGTGCATCGAAACCTGTTCGTGTTCAAGGTGCTTTTCTTTCCGATGAGGAAGTGGAGAGAATTGTGGACTTTGTTATTGCGCAACAAAAAGCTCAATATCAAGAAGAAATGATACCGCAAGATGTTACAGAAGAAGTAGCAGAAGTGGAAGATGAGTTATACGATGAAGCGGTACAATTAGTACTGGAAATGCAAACTGCCTCTGTGTCGATGCTACAGCGCCGATTTAGAGTTGGATATACGAGAGCTGCTAGACTTATAGACGCAATGGAAGCTCGTGGCGTAGTTGGTCCTTATGAAGGAAGTAAACCTCGTACAGTTTTAGTACAAAATAATAACGAAGATGTTGGTTCATAA
- a CDS encoding YlzJ-like family protein: MILYTMMPQETIFPTASDDYSKQRVVSYNGISFMVQQTENNSFQIVRNLSTDPAHYLDEQYSPGTVINITFE, encoded by the coding sequence ATGATTCTTTATACGATGATGCCACAAGAGACGATTTTCCCTACAGCAAGTGACGATTATAGTAAGCAGAGAGTAGTAAGCTATAATGGAATTTCTTTTATGGTGCAACAAACGGAAAATAATTCTTTTCAAATTGTTAGAAATTTAAGTACCGATCCTGCACACTACTTAGACGAGCAATATTCTCCTGGTACGGTTATTAATATTACTTTTGAATAA
- a CDS encoding ribonuclease J has protein sequence MDATKKEKIKLFSLGGVGEVGKNMYVLEVGEHIYVVDCGVMIPEDGMFGIDMVMPDITYLEDNVDKVRGIFLTHGHEDHIGALPFVLRKVQAPVYGTKLTLELAKDLTQKESNYNEFKFVEVTSNTVLSFPNVTVQFFSANHSIPDSVGISFKTEQGAIVYTGDFKFDQSLTGGNNTDIGKIANIGNEGVLCLLSDSLNAEKPGNTISESVVQREISDVFYHTTTRIFVSCLATNIQRIQQVVNAAEETGRKLVIISSNSNKILEIAKKLNYLQIPDDLVIPASEISKYDDNKIVVLTVGTHAQMLVSLTKMAKGTHKYVQIKEDDTVLIATSPIPGMELNVSKVIDKLFRAGANVIYGQRKIHVSGHASQEELKLMINLVKPKYLLPIQGEYKMQMALAKVAESTGLTADSIFLTEKGDVIEFINGEAKHGGKVPAGNTLIDGLGVGDIGNIVLRDRRLLSQDGILIVVVTISKEKKLIVSGPEIISRGFVYVRESEKLLEDASELVKKIMDENIKGKVIEWSTLKLSIRESLNQYFFEKTRRRPMILPIIMEV, from the coding sequence TTGGATGCAACAAAGAAAGAGAAAATTAAATTATTCTCCCTTGGTGGGGTAGGAGAAGTTGGTAAAAACATGTATGTGCTAGAAGTTGGGGAGCATATTTATGTTGTTGATTGTGGGGTTATGATACCAGAGGATGGTATGTTTGGTATCGATATGGTAATGCCGGATATTACTTATTTAGAAGATAATGTTGATAAAGTACGTGGTATCTTTTTAACACATGGACATGAAGATCATATTGGGGCACTTCCGTTCGTACTAAGAAAAGTTCAAGCACCTGTTTACGGTACGAAATTAACTTTAGAATTAGCAAAAGATCTAACGCAAAAAGAGAGTAATTATAATGAATTTAAATTTGTAGAAGTGACAAGTAATACAGTTCTATCTTTTCCAAATGTAACCGTTCAATTTTTCTCTGCGAATCATAGTATTCCTGACTCTGTTGGGATTTCGTTTAAAACCGAACAGGGAGCAATCGTTTATACAGGCGACTTTAAATTTGACCAATCTTTAACAGGTGGAAATAATACAGATATTGGAAAAATTGCGAATATTGGTAATGAAGGAGTCTTGTGTTTACTAAGTGACAGCTTAAATGCAGAAAAACCAGGCAATACCATTTCAGAAAGCGTTGTTCAAAGAGAAATTTCTGACGTATTTTATCATACTACGACTAGAATATTCGTTAGTTGTTTAGCTACAAATATCCAAAGAATACAACAAGTCGTCAATGCTGCAGAGGAAACTGGTCGTAAGCTCGTCATTATTAGTTCGAATTCAAATAAAATTTTAGAAATTGCAAAAAAATTAAATTACTTACAAATTCCAGACGACCTTGTAATTCCAGCAAGTGAAATATCTAAATATGATGATAATAAAATAGTAGTTTTAACAGTAGGTACACATGCTCAAATGTTAGTGTCCTTAACAAAAATGGCAAAAGGTACACATAAATATGTTCAAATTAAAGAGGACGACACAGTCCTAATTGCAACCTCTCCGATTCCGGGGATGGAATTAAATGTATCAAAAGTAATTGATAAATTATTCCGTGCTGGTGCGAACGTAATCTATGGGCAACGAAAAATACATGTATCTGGACATGCTTCACAAGAAGAGTTGAAATTAATGATTAATCTCGTTAAACCTAAATATTTATTACCTATTCAAGGAGAGTACAAAATGCAAATGGCATTAGCAAAGGTTGCTGAAAGTACTGGCCTTACTGCCGACTCCATTTTCTTAACAGAAAAAGGCGATGTTATTGAATTCATAAATGGAGAAGCGAAACATGGTGGTAAAGTACCTGCAGGGAATACTTTAATTGATGGTTTAGGTGTTGGAGATATAGGTAATATTGTGTTAAGAGATAGAAGACTTCTTTCACAAGATGGAATTTTAATCGTTGTTGTTACGATTAGTAAAGAGAAAAAGTTGATTGTTTCAGGTCCTGAAATTATCTCACGAGGGTTTGTATACGTAAGAGAATCAGAAAAATTGTTAGAAGATGCAAGTGAACTTGTAAAGAAAATAATGGATGAAAATATTAAAGGTAAAGTAATTGAATGGTCTACATTAAAGTTAAGTATCAGAGAATCGTTAAACCAATATTTCTTTGAGAAAACGAGAAGAAGACCGATGATTTTACCTATTATTATGGAAGTTTAA
- a CDS encoding ClpP family protease codes for MSNEHTYTSSGQEGEPSKQESTKDSLVNKIQQLGQTNIPQLPQDSKIHCLTIVGQIEGHVQLPPQNKTTKYEHVIPQIVAIEQNPKIEGLLVILNTVGGDVEAGLAISEMLASLSKPTVSLVLGGGHSIGVPIAVSCDYSIIAESATMTIHPVRLTGLVIGVPQTFEYLDKMQERVINFVTKNSNITEEKFKELMLSKGNLTRDIGTNVVGADAVKYGLIDQTGGVGEAIRKLNELIETRNEGQEGQMLQ; via the coding sequence ATGTCAAATGAACATACATACACATCTTCTGGGCAAGAGGGAGAACCATCCAAGCAAGAATCAACGAAAGACTCATTAGTAAATAAAATTCAGCAATTAGGCCAAACAAATATACCGCAATTACCACAGGACTCTAAAATTCATTGTTTAACGATTGTTGGTCAAATAGAAGGTCATGTACAGCTTCCACCACAAAATAAGACGACAAAATATGAACATGTTATTCCTCAAATAGTTGCAATTGAGCAAAATCCAAAAATCGAGGGACTGCTAGTCATATTAAATACAGTAGGAGGAGATGTGGAAGCAGGATTAGCTATTTCTGAAATGTTAGCTTCCTTATCTAAGCCAACAGTGTCACTCGTTTTAGGTGGAGGGCATTCGATTGGTGTACCAATTGCTGTAAGTTGTGATTATTCCATTATAGCGGAATCAGCAACGATGACGATTCACCCCGTTCGTTTAACAGGTTTAGTAATAGGAGTTCCTCAAACATTTGAATACTTAGATAAGATGCAAGAAAGGGTTATTAATTTTGTAACGAAGAACTCTAACATTACGGAGGAGAAATTTAAAGAACTGATGCTTTCTAAAGGTAATTTAACGAGAGATATTGGAACGAACGTAGTTGGAGCAGATGCAGTTAAATATGGTCTTATTGATCAAACGGGTGGTGTTGGAGAGGCTATTAGAAAATTAAATGAATTAATTGAAACACGAAATGAAGGTCAGGAAGGACAGATGTTACAATGA